The following are from one region of the Streptomyces rubrogriseus genome:
- a CDS encoding ATP-binding protein yields the protein MRDPLTVLTDAFTSFLFGKVETTRLPVRTSTGQAQAVYLPTAAPGLGDSGVIIGREVYSGKGYIYDPFQLYGQQLPAPHWLVLGESGNGKSALEKTYVLRQLRFRDRQVVVLDAQGEDGVGEWNLIAEELGITPIRLDPMAALDHGIRLNPLDPAITTTGQLALLRTIIEVAMGHGLDERSGFALKVAHAYVNETIVERQPVLTDIVERLRHPEPESAEAMNVAIDDVRAWGLDVALVLDRLVDGDLRGMFDGPTTVGIDLDAPLIVFDLSHIDRNSIAMPILMAIVGVWLEHTWIRPDRKKRIFLVEEAWHIINSPFVAQLFQRLLKFGRRLGLSFVAVVHHLSDVVDGAAAREAAAILKMASTRTIYAQKADEARATGRVLGLPRWAVEIIPSLTPGIAVWDVNGNVQVVKHLITETERPLVFTDRAMTESSTDHLTDDALRAAELEAEERAAAFMEQHIGDSSESTVA from the coding sequence ATGCGGGACCCGCTGACCGTCCTCACCGACGCCTTCACGTCCTTCCTCTTCGGGAAGGTGGAGACGACCCGCCTCCCCGTCCGCACGTCCACCGGACAGGCCCAGGCGGTCTACCTGCCGACGGCCGCCCCCGGCCTCGGCGACTCCGGCGTGATCATCGGCCGCGAGGTCTACTCCGGCAAGGGCTACATCTACGACCCCTTCCAGCTCTACGGCCAGCAGCTCCCCGCCCCGCACTGGCTGGTGCTCGGGGAGTCGGGGAACGGCAAGTCGGCCCTGGAGAAGACGTACGTCCTGCGCCAGCTGCGCTTCCGCGACCGCCAGGTCGTCGTCCTGGACGCCCAGGGCGAGGACGGCGTCGGCGAGTGGAACCTCATCGCCGAGGAGCTGGGCATAACTCCCATCCGCCTCGACCCGATGGCCGCCCTGGACCACGGCATCCGCCTCAACCCCCTCGACCCGGCGATCACGACGACCGGCCAGCTGGCGCTGCTCCGGACGATCATCGAGGTCGCCATGGGCCACGGCCTGGACGAGCGCTCCGGCTTCGCCCTCAAGGTCGCCCACGCCTACGTCAACGAGACCATCGTCGAACGCCAGCCGGTCCTCACCGACATCGTCGAGCGGCTCCGCCACCCCGAGCCGGAGTCCGCCGAGGCGATGAACGTCGCCATAGACGACGTACGGGCCTGGGGCCTGGACGTGGCGCTGGTCCTGGACCGGCTCGTCGACGGCGACCTGCGCGGCATGTTCGACGGCCCGACGACCGTCGGCATCGACCTCGACGCCCCGCTGATCGTCTTCGACCTCTCCCACATCGACCGCAATTCCATCGCGATGCCCATCCTCATGGCCATCGTGGGCGTCTGGCTGGAGCACACCTGGATCCGCCCCGACCGGAAGAAGCGCATCTTCCTGGTCGAGGAGGCCTGGCACATCATCAACAGCCCCTTCGTGGCGCAGCTGTTCCAGCGGCTCCTGAAGTTCGGGCGCCGGCTCGGCCTGTCCTTCGTGGCGGTGGTGCACCACCTGTCCGACGTCGTCGACGGGGCGGCCGCGAGAGAGGCCGCGGCCATCCTCAAGATGGCCTCCACCCGCACCATCTACGCCCAGAAGGCCGACGAGGCACGCGCCACCGGCCGCGTCCTCGGCCTGCCACGCTGGGCGGTGGAGATCATCCCCTCCCTCACCCCCGGCATCGCGGTCTGGGACGTCAACGGCAACGTCCAGGTGGTCAAACACCTGATCACCGAGACCGAACGCCCCCTGGTCTTCACCGACCGCGCGATGACCGAGTCCTCCACCGACCACCTGACCGACGACGCCCTGCGCGCCGCGGAGCTGGAGGCGGAGGAACGGGCGGCGGCCTTCATGGAGCAGCACATCGGCGACTCGTCGGAATCGACGGTGGCGTAG
- a CDS encoding response regulator, whose protein sequence is MTTVLIADDQPLQRFGFRMLLESQDDMTVVGEAANGAEAARMAAELHPDVVLMDVRMPGLDGIEATRRIVAGGGRSRVLILTTFDLDEYAYSGLRAGASGFLVKDAQPEELLSGIRAVATGDAVVAPSLTRRLLDAYVHHLPATSAPDHAPGSPDPRLTPLTERETEILRVMGQGWTNTEIAERLHLAESTVKTHVGRILAKTGSRDRVQAVILAYETKLVG, encoded by the coding sequence GTGACCACCGTCCTCATCGCCGACGACCAGCCCCTCCAGCGCTTCGGCTTCCGCATGCTCCTGGAGAGCCAGGACGACATGACGGTCGTGGGCGAGGCGGCCAACGGCGCCGAAGCGGCCCGGATGGCGGCCGAACTGCACCCCGACGTCGTCCTCATGGACGTCCGCATGCCCGGCCTGGACGGCATCGAGGCGACCCGCCGCATCGTCGCGGGCGGCGGCCGCAGCCGCGTCCTCATCCTCACCACCTTCGACCTGGACGAGTACGCCTACTCAGGCCTGCGCGCCGGCGCCTCCGGCTTCCTGGTCAAGGACGCCCAGCCGGAGGAACTCCTCTCCGGCATCCGCGCGGTGGCCACGGGCGACGCGGTGGTCGCCCCGAGCCTCACCCGGCGCCTGCTCGACGCCTACGTCCACCACCTGCCGGCCACCAGCGCACCGGACCACGCGCCCGGATCCCCCGATCCGCGCCTGACCCCGCTCACCGAACGCGAGACCGAGATCCTGCGCGTCATGGGCCAGGGCTGGACCAACACGGAGATAGCCGAGCGCCTCCACCTCGCCGAGTCCACGGTGAAGACACACGTGGGCCGCATCCTGGCGAAGACGGGCTCCAGGGACCGCGTGCAGGCGGTCATCCTCGCCTATGAAACAAAGCTGGTGGGTTAG
- a CDS encoding MarR family winged helix-turn-helix transcriptional regulator — translation MGDTSGAGEPTLEEQIAAYQREFQDLDPQVEKIVSALSRLNRRMNVAYGRQTAELGIGNTDWEVLKALVLSGAPYRLGPGDLAKRLGLTPAAMTHRIDRMVTEGLVTRERDENNRVRVIVAITAEGREKWLAAMRLATVFEEDLLQDLSADDRTALGDVLTRLLRRVEHAQPDAGGRLSDLD, via the coding sequence ATGGGCGACACCTCCGGCGCCGGCGAGCCGACACTCGAAGAGCAGATCGCCGCCTACCAGCGCGAGTTCCAGGACCTCGACCCCCAGGTCGAGAAGATCGTCTCGGCGCTCTCCCGCCTCAACCGCCGTATGAACGTCGCGTACGGCCGCCAGACCGCCGAGCTGGGCATCGGCAACACGGACTGGGAGGTGCTGAAGGCCCTCGTGCTCTCCGGCGCCCCCTACCGGCTCGGCCCCGGCGACCTCGCCAAGCGCCTCGGCCTCACGCCCGCCGCGATGACGCACCGGATCGACCGCATGGTGACGGAGGGCCTGGTCACCCGGGAGCGCGACGAGAACAACCGGGTGCGCGTGATCGTCGCGATCACGGCGGAGGGGCGCGAGAAGTGGCTGGCGGCCATGCGCCTCGCCACGGTCTTCGAGGAGGACCTGCTCCAGGACCTCTCCGCCGACGACCGCACCGCGCTCGGTGACGTGCTGACCCGCCTCCTGCGCAGGGTGGAGCACGCACAGCCGGACGCCGGCGGTCGGCTCAGCGACCTCGATTAA
- a CDS encoding SCO6880 family protein, with the protein MTTESHVSHTVTPRRTYLIGRARPNAIVGRNRETGEIALIVVGAFLGMMCGLLVPVLSLRIVLLCGFPMLALAAVYVPYNHRTFYRWFEINRSYKRTLRRGTTYRSGAIEAGTRIDGRETEVGPPPGIGRISWLAAPFGPDEIAVLLHADRKTVTAAIEIEGPGVGLRDSEDQEALVDRFGTLLKHVANGDGFVTRIQMLARTLPADPDAHAKDVSQRGDEKSPPWLRQSYDQLQSMVSTSSEQHRAYLIACMHYNRELAAEAHTMARAARPHTGRKLDRDAGLAVVMARELTDICSRLQEADIRVRQPLGQGRLASLIHAMYDPDHPIDHIQAMTKRNAWPAELDAMEPTYLQAKTRESATRAPWCHATAWIKEWPMTPVGVNFLAPLLVHTPDVIRTVAVTMDLEPTEVAIERMLTEKTNDDAEASRAAKMNRTVDPRDIAAHGRLDQRGEDLASGAAGVNLVGYITVSSRTPEALARDKRTIRASAGKSYLKLEWCDREHHRAFVNTLPFATGIRR; encoded by the coding sequence TTGACGACCGAGTCCCACGTGTCCCATACGGTCACGCCCCGCCGTACGTATCTGATCGGCCGCGCCCGGCCGAACGCGATCGTCGGCCGCAATCGCGAGACCGGTGAGATCGCGCTGATCGTCGTGGGCGCGTTCCTCGGCATGATGTGCGGGCTCCTCGTCCCCGTCCTGAGCCTGCGCATCGTGCTGCTGTGCGGCTTCCCGATGCTCGCCCTGGCGGCGGTCTACGTGCCGTACAACCACCGCACGTTCTACCGGTGGTTCGAGATCAACCGCAGCTACAAGCGCACCCTCCGCAGGGGCACCACCTACCGCTCCGGCGCCATCGAGGCCGGTACCAGGATCGACGGCCGCGAGACCGAGGTCGGCCCGCCGCCCGGCATCGGCCGCATCTCCTGGCTGGCGGCGCCCTTCGGGCCGGACGAGATCGCCGTACTGCTGCACGCCGACCGCAAGACCGTGACGGCCGCCATCGAGATCGAGGGGCCCGGCGTCGGCCTGCGCGACTCCGAGGACCAGGAAGCCCTCGTCGACCGCTTCGGCACCCTGCTCAAGCACGTGGCCAACGGCGACGGCTTCGTCACCCGCATCCAGATGCTCGCCCGCACCCTCCCGGCCGATCCCGACGCGCACGCCAAGGACGTCTCCCAGCGCGGCGACGAGAAGTCACCGCCGTGGCTGCGGCAGTCCTACGACCAGCTCCAGTCGATGGTGTCCACCAGCAGCGAGCAGCACCGTGCCTATCTGATCGCCTGCATGCACTACAACCGCGAGCTGGCCGCCGAGGCCCACACCATGGCCCGCGCCGCCCGCCCGCACACCGGGCGCAAGCTGGACCGGGACGCCGGGCTCGCGGTCGTCATGGCGCGCGAGCTGACCGACATCTGCTCCCGCCTCCAGGAAGCCGACATCCGCGTGCGCCAGCCGCTGGGCCAGGGCCGGCTCGCCTCCCTGATCCACGCCATGTACGACCCGGACCACCCCATCGACCACATCCAGGCGATGACCAAGCGCAACGCCTGGCCGGCCGAGCTGGACGCCATGGAGCCCACCTACCTCCAGGCCAAGACCCGCGAGTCCGCCACCCGCGCGCCCTGGTGCCACGCCACCGCCTGGATCAAGGAGTGGCCGATGACCCCGGTGGGCGTCAACTTCCTGGCCCCCCTCCTCGTCCACACCCCGGACGTGATCCGCACCGTCGCCGTCACCATGGACCTCGAACCCACCGAGGTGGCCATCGAGCGCATGCTGACCGAGAAGACCAACGACGACGCCGAGGCGTCCCGCGCCGCCAAGATGAACCGGACCGTGGACCCCCGCGACATCGCCGCCCACGGCCGCCTCGACCAGCGCGGCGAGGACCTCGCCAGCGGCGCGGCCGGCGTCAACCTGGTCGGCTACATCACCGTCTCCTCCCGCACCCCCGAGGCGCTGGCCCGCGACAAGCGGACGATAAGGGCGTCGGCCGGAAAGTCGTACCTGAAACTGGAGTGGTGCGACCGTGAGCACCATCGCGCCTTCGTGAACACTCTTCCGTTCGCCACCGGCATCCGAAGGTAG
- a CDS encoding sensor histidine kinase produces the protein MEPVKPVPQDRAAEPVTEYVQRVNRRIRGFDHRHPLPWDLTLTGFWVLAALIDGTGDGWRSVAHDPDVPVGLVVVLSLALSVPVVWRRGHPRRALLLTLPAALVSAWSGAALQAALLQLLLVHHIALRLPLRNLWWAVAVVTAPTCVSVARYGDSAGSWNQQLGSQLVAIGVAALIGITVRTRRGYTEALEDRARRLETERDQQVRLAAAAERARIAREMHDIIGHNLSVITGLADGGRYAAAKSPDRAAQALDAIGTTSRQALGELRRLLDVLRDDDQDGTGPEPELAPQPALTDLDRLLDGVRRAGLPVRTTVKGEPALPEGRQLTLYRVIQEALTNTLKHAGPDATAHIELSYGAGGAATLTVTDTGRTAPHPSRTPSGGRGLPGMRERTSLYGGTLEAGPRPAPEQGWRVHLHLPEESPQ, from the coding sequence ATGGAGCCCGTGAAGCCGGTGCCGCAAGACCGAGCCGCCGAACCCGTCACCGAGTACGTCCAGCGCGTCAACCGGCGGATCCGCGGCTTCGACCACCGCCATCCGCTCCCGTGGGACCTCACCCTCACCGGCTTCTGGGTCCTGGCCGCCCTCATCGACGGGACCGGCGACGGCTGGCGCAGCGTCGCCCACGACCCCGACGTCCCCGTCGGCCTCGTCGTCGTGCTCAGCCTCGCCCTCTCCGTCCCCGTCGTCTGGCGCCGCGGCCACCCCCGGCGCGCCCTCCTCCTCACGCTGCCCGCGGCGCTGGTGAGCGCATGGTCGGGCGCCGCCCTCCAGGCCGCCCTGCTCCAACTCCTCCTCGTCCACCACATCGCCCTGCGCCTGCCGCTGCGCAACCTCTGGTGGGCGGTGGCCGTGGTGACCGCGCCGACCTGTGTCTCGGTCGCCCGCTACGGGGACAGCGCGGGCTCCTGGAACCAGCAGCTCGGCTCGCAGCTCGTCGCCATCGGCGTGGCCGCCCTCATCGGTATCACCGTGCGCACCCGGCGCGGCTACACCGAAGCCCTGGAGGACCGCGCCCGCCGTCTGGAAACCGAACGCGACCAGCAGGTCCGGCTCGCCGCCGCCGCCGAACGCGCGCGCATAGCCAGGGAGATGCACGACATCATCGGCCACAACCTCTCCGTCATCACCGGCCTCGCCGACGGCGGCCGCTACGCCGCCGCCAAGTCCCCCGACCGCGCCGCCCAGGCCCTCGACGCCATCGGTACCACCAGCCGCCAGGCGCTCGGCGAACTCCGCCGCCTCCTGGACGTCCTGCGCGACGACGACCAGGACGGCACCGGCCCGGAGCCCGAACTGGCCCCGCAGCCCGCCCTCACGGACCTCGACCGCCTCCTCGACGGCGTACGCCGGGCCGGCCTCCCCGTCCGCACGACCGTCAAGGGGGAGCCCGCCCTCCCCGAGGGCCGCCAGCTCACCCTCTACCGCGTCATCCAGGAAGCCCTCACCAACACCCTCAAACACGCCGGTCCCGACGCCACCGCCCACATCGAGCTGTCCTACGGGGCGGGCGGCGCCGCCACCCTCACCGTCACCGACACGGGCCGGACGGCCCCGCACCCCTCCCGCACGCCGTCCGGCGGCCGCGGCCTGCCGGGGATGCGTGAACGGACCTCCCTGTACGGAGGCACACTTGAGGCCGGCCCGCGCCCGGCCCCGGAGCAGGGCTGGCGCGTCCATCTGCACCTACCGGAGGAATCCCCGCAGTGA
- a CDS encoding GNAT family N-acetyltransferase: protein MSASVPGDYVIRSIRADEWPAVKELRLRALRDPVADLAYLETYEEAAARPDSYWQERAARGAEGAAGAQQVIAAGPGGLWLGTLTVFVEEAGTTDWAGFPVERRQGHVVGVFVRPEWRGSGLTKALFDAGLEWAWANGVERMRLIVHPDNTRAQGAYRKAGFAPSGRTVPLEGGPGDHELEYVLER, encoded by the coding sequence ATGAGTGCCTCGGTCCCCGGTGACTACGTGATCCGTTCCATACGCGCCGACGAGTGGCCCGCGGTGAAGGAGCTGCGGCTGCGTGCGCTGCGGGACCCGGTCGCGGATCTCGCGTACCTGGAAACGTACGAGGAAGCCGCCGCGCGGCCGGACTCCTATTGGCAGGAGCGGGCGGCCCGTGGCGCCGAGGGGGCCGCCGGGGCGCAGCAGGTCATTGCCGCGGGGCCCGGCGGGCTGTGGCTCGGCACGCTGACCGTGTTCGTGGAGGAGGCCGGGACGACGGACTGGGCCGGGTTCCCGGTGGAGCGGCGGCAGGGACATGTCGTCGGGGTGTTCGTACGGCCCGAGTGGCGGGGCAGCGGACTGACCAAGGCGCTGTTCGACGCCGGTCTCGAGTGGGCGTGGGCGAACGGCGTCGAGCGGATGCGGCTCATCGTGCATCCCGACAACACGCGGGCACAGGGGGCCTACCGGAAGGCGGGGTTCGCGCCGAGCGGGCGGACGGTGCCGCTGGAGGGCGGGCCCGGGGACCACGAGTTGGAGTACGTGCTCGAGCGCTGA
- a CDS encoding MDR family MFS transporter — MGAAMRRIHVGNALSAFGLGFTVPYLYVYVAQVRGLGSVTAGLVLAVFAVAALIVLPFAGRAIVRRGPLPVLLVALVTAALGALSLGLSASAGTVLLSAAALGAGQAVMQPALATMIVDCSTTETRSRAFAMQFFLQNLGLGVGGLIGGHLVDTTSPSSFTLLFAIEAAMFLVLVAVMATVRVPRAPRIEGAPGQAGGGSWKQLLGNRAMVQLCVLGFVLFFACYGQFESGLSAYGVEAAGISTSALGTALAANTLMIVIAQFAVLKFVERRKRSRVIASVGLIWAVAWAVAGYAGLGHGSQTMATAAFISTYALFGLGEAMLSPTLAPLVADLAPTGLAGQYNSAFALVKQLALAIGPAVGGPLGASLHAPYIVAFLLFSLGITVLAVRLGRQLTDVQNQPSLARSRVVTQGGAPADAVVAAEA, encoded by the coding sequence ATGGGCGCGGCGATGCGCCGGATCCACGTGGGCAACGCACTCAGCGCGTTCGGACTCGGCTTCACGGTCCCCTACCTGTACGTCTATGTGGCGCAGGTACGGGGACTGGGTTCTGTCACGGCGGGCCTCGTGCTCGCCGTCTTCGCCGTGGCCGCGCTGATCGTGCTGCCGTTCGCCGGGCGGGCCATCGTCCGCCGTGGTCCGCTGCCGGTGCTGCTGGTCGCCCTGGTCACCGCCGCGCTCGGCGCGCTGAGCCTCGGGCTGTCGGCCTCGGCCGGCACCGTGCTGCTGTCCGCCGCCGCGCTGGGGGCCGGGCAGGCCGTGATGCAGCCCGCGCTCGCGACGATGATCGTGGACTGCTCGACGACGGAGACCCGGTCGCGTGCCTTCGCGATGCAGTTCTTCCTGCAGAACCTGGGGCTCGGCGTCGGCGGACTCATCGGCGGTCACCTGGTCGACACCACGAGCCCGTCGTCCTTCACGCTGCTGTTCGCCATCGAGGCGGCGATGTTCCTGGTGCTGGTGGCCGTCATGGCGACGGTGCGGGTCCCGCGCGCGCCGCGGATCGAGGGGGCGCCGGGACAGGCCGGCGGCGGAAGCTGGAAGCAGCTCCTGGGCAACCGCGCCATGGTGCAGCTGTGCGTCCTGGGCTTCGTGCTGTTCTTCGCCTGCTACGGGCAGTTCGAGTCGGGGCTGAGCGCGTACGGCGTCGAGGCGGCCGGGATCTCCACGTCCGCGCTGGGGACCGCGCTGGCGGCGAACACGCTGATGATCGTGATCGCGCAGTTCGCGGTGCTGAAGTTCGTGGAGCGGCGCAAGCGGTCCCGGGTCATCGCGTCCGTGGGGCTGATCTGGGCCGTGGCGTGGGCCGTGGCCGGGTACGCCGGGCTGGGGCACGGCAGCCAGACGATGGCCACGGCCGCCTTCATCTCGACGTACGCGCTGTTCGGGCTGGGTGAGGCGATGCTGTCGCCGACGCTGGCGCCGCTGGTGGCGGACCTGGCGCCGACCGGTCTCGCCGGGCAGTACAACTCCGCCTTCGCCCTGGTGAAGCAGCTCGCGCTGGCGATCGGTCCGGCGGTCGGCGGGCCGCTCGGGGCGTCGCTGCACGCGCCGTACATCGTGGCGTTCCTGTTGTTCTCGCTGGGCATCACGGTGCTGGCGGTGCGGCTGGGGCGGCAGCTCACCGATGTACAGAACCAGCCGTCGCTGGCCAGGAGCCGGGTGGTCACGCAGGGCGGGGCGCCGGCCGACGCCGTGGTGGCCGCGGAGGCGTGA
- a CDS encoding ATP-binding SpoIIE family protein phosphatase has product MNFTRWSARLPGTQRRAAARTDTALSPDRRADGSVPAARAEQLADEAPLAADVPSVDELPVRDVLGRVPALVALLHGPEHRLAYVNDAYVAAFGIRDLGARAREALPELDEPGLFPLLDQVQRSGRPRTLKSRKAPDGRSYTFTCTPVTAGHNGDGRGVLVFATDVTDHAEAAGRLRASERSQRETAVTLQRSLLPQELEEPDDLRVAATYHPGGTEAAVGGDWYDVITLGGGRTALVIGDVMGRGVRAAAVMGQLRTAVRAYARLDLPPHEVLQLLDGLAAEIDANQIATCVYAIHDPNEGRLVYASAGHLPILVRDEDGTVQRADEPTGPPLGTGGWIHASGSIALPPGSTAVLYTDGLVERRDEDLDEGIAALERALSGATGTPQVVCDRLVRSAGVTPDHDDDVAVLVLQHPARKGAEAELFRNAALELLGGVEAAPRARAFASGVLTSWRFPAELHDLGVLATSELVANSLQHGTPPMRLRLRRTDRRLIIEVTDGDDHLPRRRRAEPGDESGRGIAIVATIASNWGSRRTPGGGKAVWCEFVLQKP; this is encoded by the coding sequence GTGAACTTCACGCGCTGGAGCGCCCGACTCCCCGGAACACAGCGCCGCGCCGCCGCGCGGACCGACACGGCCCTCTCCCCGGACCGGCGGGCGGACGGCTCCGTACCCGCCGCCCGCGCCGAACAGCTGGCCGACGAGGCCCCGCTCGCCGCCGACGTCCCCAGCGTCGACGAACTGCCCGTCCGCGACGTCCTCGGCCGCGTCCCGGCCCTCGTCGCCCTCCTGCACGGCCCCGAACACCGCCTCGCCTACGTCAACGACGCCTACGTCGCCGCCTTCGGCATCCGCGACCTCGGCGCCCGCGCCCGCGAAGCCCTCCCCGAGCTGGACGAGCCGGGCCTCTTCCCGCTCCTGGACCAGGTCCAGCGCAGCGGCAGGCCCCGCACCCTCAAGTCCCGCAAGGCCCCGGACGGCCGCTCCTACACCTTCACCTGCACCCCGGTCACCGCCGGACACAACGGCGACGGCCGCGGAGTGCTCGTCTTCGCGACCGACGTCACCGACCACGCCGAAGCCGCCGGCCGCCTGCGCGCGAGCGAACGCAGCCAGCGCGAGACCGCCGTCACCCTCCAGCGCTCCCTCCTCCCGCAGGAGCTGGAGGAGCCCGACGACCTGCGCGTGGCCGCCACCTACCACCCCGGCGGCACCGAGGCCGCGGTCGGCGGCGACTGGTACGACGTGATCACCCTCGGCGGCGGCCGCACCGCCCTGGTCATCGGCGACGTCATGGGCCGAGGCGTCCGCGCGGCGGCCGTCATGGGTCAGCTCCGCACGGCGGTGAGGGCCTACGCCCGCCTCGACCTGCCCCCGCACGAGGTGCTCCAGCTCCTGGACGGCCTCGCCGCAGAGATCGACGCCAACCAGATCGCCACCTGCGTCTACGCCATCCACGACCCGAACGAGGGCCGGCTGGTCTACGCGTCCGCCGGCCACCTCCCCATCCTGGTCCGCGACGAGGACGGCACCGTCCAGCGCGCCGACGAACCCACCGGCCCGCCGCTCGGCACCGGTGGCTGGATCCACGCGTCCGGCTCGATCGCCCTGCCCCCCGGCTCCACGGCCGTCCTCTACACCGACGGCCTGGTCGAACGCCGTGACGAGGACCTCGACGAGGGCATCGCCGCCCTGGAGCGCGCCCTGTCCGGCGCCACCGGCACGCCCCAGGTGGTCTGCGACCGGCTGGTCCGCTCGGCGGGCGTCACCCCGGACCACGACGACGACGTCGCCGTCCTGGTCCTCCAGCACCCCGCCCGCAAGGGCGCCGAGGCGGAGCTGTTCCGCAACGCCGCCCTGGAACTGCTCGGCGGCGTGGAAGCGGCCCCGCGCGCGCGTGCCTTCGCCTCCGGCGTCCTCACCAGCTGGCGCTTCCCCGCCGAGCTGCACGACCTCGGCGTCCTGGCCACCAGCGAACTGGTCGCCAACTCCCTCCAGCACGGCACCCCGCCGATGCGGCTGCGGCTGCGCCGTACCGACCGCCGCCTGATCATCGAGGTGACCGACGGCGACGACCACCTGCCCCGACGCCGCCGCGCGGAGCCGGGGGACGAGTCCGGCCGGGGCATCGCCATCGTCGCGACGATCGCCTCCAACTGGGGGTCCAGACGCACCCCGGGCGGCGGCAAGGCGGTCTGGTGCGAGTTCGTCCTGCAGAAGCCCTGA
- a CDS encoding type IV secretory system conjugative DNA transfer family protein: MRPDDRRDQRPAQGGIPDGLLIGILAFILGMTLLVWTATGLSALFAHGSWPEGVSFTGTPQAMRQLIAEPHDIPGAWPDAPAGALSGYGLFWGLFIGQLMVLVVLTVFVMGTLARWRAVRKRRREGPTPTPRETQAHGAPVQQAPVQQAPVQQAPVHEAPTPETPLHEPPLHEVPTPRAPQPTPAPEVEPPHSAPNGKRVSGWETTRAEGAVHYGPRESRHETATEALRDADGAALVITSNPALWSETKDARAKLGPTHLYDPNHLCDTPARVHWSPTAGCEDRQTATARAAALLTPVRPTARIDQAVGDTAELLLRSYLHAAAIDGRTIRHVHRWSQGLQVQDAVRILRTHPKAAPGSAGELEGSLTAHPERRDMAQQLTARALAALSTVNIREACTPNRTDALALDSFVHEQGTLYVVGESIEDPRTSPGAMPLLTALVSSVVERGRRMAERSSSGRLDPPMTLVLDDVAAVAPLPQLPELLADGADAGMPTLALLRSREQGRARWPHDELPV; the protein is encoded by the coding sequence ATGAGACCGGACGACCGCCGCGATCAGCGGCCGGCCCAGGGCGGCATCCCCGACGGCCTGCTGATCGGCATACTGGCCTTCATCCTCGGCATGACCCTGCTGGTCTGGACGGCGACCGGCCTGTCCGCCCTGTTCGCCCACGGCTCCTGGCCCGAAGGCGTCAGCTTCACCGGCACCCCGCAGGCCATGCGCCAACTGATCGCCGAGCCGCACGACATCCCGGGCGCATGGCCGGACGCCCCGGCGGGGGCGCTGTCCGGGTACGGGTTGTTCTGGGGGCTGTTCATCGGCCAGTTGATGGTGCTGGTGGTGCTGACGGTGTTCGTGATGGGCACGTTGGCGCGGTGGCGAGCGGTACGGAAGCGGCGACGCGAGGGGCCGACACCGACACCACGTGAGACACAGGCGCACGGAGCACCGGTCCAGCAGGCACCGGTCCAGCAGGCACCGGTCCAGCAGGCACCGGTGCACGAGGCGCCGACGCCCGAGACCCCACTGCACGAGCCCCCGCTGCACGAGGTGCCCACTCCTCGGGCGCCGCAACCGACCCCGGCCCCGGAGGTCGAGCCCCCGCACTCCGCACCCAACGGCAAACGGGTGAGTGGGTGGGAAACAACCCGCGCCGAAGGCGCGGTGCACTACGGCCCGAGGGAAAGCCGCCACGAGACCGCAACCGAGGCCCTGCGGGACGCGGACGGCGCCGCCCTCGTCATCACCTCCAACCCCGCCCTGTGGTCGGAGACCAAGGACGCCCGCGCCAAACTAGGCCCCACCCACCTCTACGACCCGAACCACCTCTGCGACACCCCCGCCCGCGTCCACTGGTCCCCCACCGCGGGCTGCGAGGACAGACAGACGGCCACCGCCAGAGCGGCCGCCCTGCTCACCCCCGTCCGCCCCACCGCCCGCATCGACCAGGCGGTCGGCGACACCGCCGAACTGCTGCTGCGCAGCTACCTCCACGCCGCCGCCATCGACGGCCGCACCATCCGCCACGTCCACCGCTGGTCCCAGGGCCTCCAGGTGCAGGACGCCGTCCGCATCCTGCGTACCCACCCCAAGGCCGCCCCCGGCTCCGCCGGCGAACTCGAAGGCTCCCTCACCGCCCACCCCGAGCGCCGGGACATGGCCCAGCAGCTGACCGCCCGGGCCCTCGCCGCGCTCTCCACGGTCAATATCCGCGAGGCGTGCACTCCCAACCGAACTGATGCACTCGCCTTGGATTCCTTCGTCCACGAACAGGGAACCCTTTACGTGGTGGGTGAATCCATTGAGGATCCCCGCACGAGCCCGGGCGCGATGCCGCTGCTGACGGCGCTCGTCTCCAGCGTGGTCGAGCGCGGCCGGCGCATGGCCGAACGGTCATCCTCCGGTCGCCTCGACCCACCAATGACGCTCGTCCTGGACGACGTCGCGGCCGTCGCCCCGCTGCCCCAGCTCCCGGAACTGCTCGCCGACGGCGCGGACGCGGGCATGCCGACCCTGGCCCTGCTCCGCTCCCGCGAACAGGGCCGCGCCCGCTGGCCCCACGACGAACTGCCCGTCTGA